The Patescibacteria group bacterium genomic interval GAAAATATAGGTGGAGAAAATCCATTCCGTTGGCAGGATGTGTCGACAAAAGAATTATTCAAAGGAAAAAAAATAGTGATTTTTGCTCTGCCGGGTGCATATACGCCGACATGCAGCACTTCACACTTACCAGGATATGAAAAGAAATATGATGAGCTGAAAGGACTCGGTGTTGACGAAGTGTACTGCCTTTCAGTCAATGACGCATTTGTTATGTTCCAGTGGGGTAAACACTTGGGTGCAAAAAATGTAAAAATGCTTCCCGATGGCTCTGGAGATTTTACCCGTGCTATGGGTATGTTGGTTAAGAAAGAGAACCTTGGTTTTGGAGAGCGTTCGTGGCGGTACAGTATGTATGTAGATGATGGAAAGATTGAAAAGATTTTTATTGAGCCAGGATTTTCGGACGATTGTCCCGATGACCCGTTTGAAATAAGCGATGTCGACACGATGATTGACTACCTTAAGTCAAAAAAATAAACAGGAAAAATATAATAAATAAAAAATACAGCCAGTGTCCATTATAGACACCGACTGTTTATATCTCTACAGATAAATTAGGATTCATATGATTGGGTGAGGATATCCCAATTTCCTTTTGGACGAACAGGCTCTACATACTCCTTGCCATCATCCAAATATGGATTTCTCCCCTTCTCCCATACATTGAAGTTAAGATCAACAAGACTCACCAATGGGTTGCCTTCAAACACATCGTGCCCAGACCTGTTTGCGATGACAAGAGTAAACTCAACAAATTTTTTCACTCCCATTTGTGTCATTGCGTGTCTCGTTTT includes:
- a CDS encoding peroxiredoxin; its protein translation is MKKELKTPPIVPDVTLKTRIRDENIGGENPFRWQDVSTKELFKGKKIVIFALPGAYTPTCSTSHLPGYEKKYDELKGLGVDEVYCLSVNDAFVMFQWGKHLGAKNVKMLPDGSGDFTRAMGMLVKKENLGFGERSWRYSMYVDDGKIEKIFIEPGFSDDCPDDPFEISDVDTMIDYLKSKK